In Arsenicicoccus dermatophilus, a genomic segment contains:
- a CDS encoding threonine/serine ThrE exporter family protein yields MGEPHDVISADPQVGRTRLGDDVRVILRLGGHLAAAGTGSYRVRQAMRTVAAARSIDALDATVTMTSIAVTARRGEEFRTIVREVAGPHVDAGRIARLEGLAATVRSDEAASSIDARLSRVLEVPGRWGPATRAFAAGVGCAAFALSSGLGIADALAVCLAAGLGQRARTELVGRHLADLAAVAAAALVSCLTHVLLASLVGLLHQPAPVHQAGQVAALLYLVPGFPLYTALLDLAHLDVMAAQGRLVHVTSVLGVSGGVAWSVSSLTGASAMLPAPSGGSPLSLPVAAVVGVVAVGAFAVLFNSHLRMVVLAALVGGGANLVRICLARLGQPPQNACLAAGLVLGLLAAGCAAWAQLPRITVSVPAAVVMLPGTTMHQALHHLNAGSMPDFLAETCSAMLLVAAVSSGLALARILTDPGWAYDPRRGALGELPGRTTP; encoded by the coding sequence ATGGGCGAGCCCCATGACGTGATCTCGGCGGATCCGCAGGTCGGCCGCACCCGGCTGGGCGACGACGTGCGCGTGATCCTGCGCCTCGGCGGACACCTGGCAGCCGCGGGCACCGGCTCCTACCGGGTGCGGCAGGCCATGCGCACGGTCGCCGCCGCCCGTTCCATCGATGCCCTGGACGCGACCGTGACCATGACCTCCATCGCGGTCACCGCTCGCCGGGGCGAGGAGTTCCGGACGATAGTGCGCGAGGTCGCCGGCCCCCACGTCGATGCGGGGCGCATCGCCCGTCTGGAGGGCCTGGCGGCCACGGTCCGCAGCGACGAGGCGGCGTCGTCCATCGACGCCCGCCTCTCGCGGGTGCTGGAGGTCCCGGGGCGCTGGGGACCTGCCACCAGAGCCTTCGCCGCCGGTGTGGGATGCGCAGCCTTCGCCCTGTCGTCCGGGTTGGGGATCGCGGACGCCCTGGCCGTCTGCCTGGCTGCAGGCCTGGGCCAGCGGGCCCGCACGGAACTCGTCGGACGACACCTCGCGGACCTCGCCGCCGTCGCCGCAGCAGCGCTGGTCTCCTGCCTGACCCATGTCCTGCTGGCGAGCCTGGTCGGCCTGCTGCACCAGCCTGCGCCGGTCCACCAGGCAGGACAGGTCGCAGCTCTGCTCTACCTGGTGCCCGGGTTCCCGCTCTACACGGCCCTCCTGGACCTGGCCCACCTGGACGTGATGGCGGCCCAGGGCCGGCTGGTCCACGTCACGAGCGTCCTCGGAGTCTCCGGTGGCGTCGCCTGGTCGGTCTCCTCGCTCACGGGCGCCTCGGCCATGCTCCCCGCCCCGTCGGGCGGGTCGCCCCTGAGCCTGCCCGTCGCCGCGGTCGTAGGCGTGGTGGCCGTCGGGGCCTTCGCCGTCCTCTTCAACTCCCACCTGCGGATGGTGGTCCTCGCCGCCCTGGTCGGCGGCGGTGCCAACCTGGTGCGGATCTGCCTCGCCCGCCTCGGCCAGCCTCCGCAGAACGCCTGCCTCGCCGCCGGGCTCGTGCTCGGTCTCCTGGCGGCCGGATGCGCCGCCTGGGCCCAGCTGCCCCGCATCACCGTCTCGGTGCCGGCAGCCGTGGTGATGCTGCCCGGCACGACGATGCACCAGGCGCTCCACCATCTGAACGCCGGGTCCATGCCGGACTTCCTCGCCGAGACCTGCTCGGCGATGCTCCTCGTCGCCGCCGTCAGCTCCGGGCTGGCCCTGGCCCGCATCCTGACCGATCCCGGTTGGGCCTACGACCCGCGTCGTGGTGCCCTCGGCGAGCTCCCCGGCAGGACCACACCGTGA
- a CDS encoding pyruvate carboxylase, with protein sequence MFRKVLVANRGEIAVRAFRAATELGATTVAVFPYEDRNAEYRLKADESYQIGEQGHPVRAYLDVAGMVHAAQEAGADAIYPGYGFLSENPDLAQRCEEEGITFVGPPHTVLELTGNKARAIQAAQEAGLPTLKDSEPSADVDELLRAAEGFTYPLFVKAVSGGGGRGMRRVAEPALLRAAIEEAQREAASAFGDDRMYLEEAVVDPRHIEVQVLADGTGEVVHLFERDCSVQRRHQKVVEIAPAPDLDPALRERMCADAVRFARHIGYVNAGTVEFLLGPDGRHVFIEMNPRIQVEHTVTEEVTDVDLVSAQLRIAAGETLADLGLTQDAIRLRGAALQCRITTEDPANGFRPDTGRIMVYRSPGGAGVRLDGGTVFDGAEVGAHFDSMLVKLTCRGRDFATAVRRTQRALQEFRIRGISTNIAFLEQLVGDPQFIAGHVTTSFIDERPELLQGRIPADRGTKLLTYLAEVTVNQPHGPQRTQRSARDKLPVLDPQVWRQAPPAGSRQRLLDLGPAGWARALREQTRVAVTDTTFRDAHQSLLATRVRTRDMLHVAPYVARMLPGLLSVEAWGGATYDVALRFLHEDPWERLALLHEALPNLPIQMLLRGRNTVGYTPYPLAVTEAFVAEAARTGVDLFRVFDALNDVSQMRPAIEAVLATDHAVAEAALCYTGNMLDPGERTYTLDYYLRLAEQLVDAGAHVLAIKDMAGLLRAPAAARLVTELRRSFDLPVHLHTHDTAGGQLATLLAAIGAGVDAVDVASAAMSGTTSQVSMSALVAATDGTERATGLDLDAVCDLEPYWEAIRRLYAPFESGLPGPTGRVYHHEIPGGQLSNLRQQAIALGLGDRFEEIEDMYAAANRILGNIVKVTPSSKVVGDLALALVGAGADPAAFEQDPQRFDIPDSVIGFLAGDLGTPPAGWPEPFRTKALAGRHARPVVTELSADDEQALRTEPRRTLNRLLFPGPTADLERALETYSDLSVLSTREFLHGMAVGEEHEVPLERGKTLLLGLTAIGEPDARGMRNVLCTINGQLRTISVRDESVTSAVATAERADAGVPGQVAAPFAGVVTLAVAVGDEVTAGTQVATIEAMKMEAAITTPVAGTIQRVAIGPTQAVEGGDLLVVVA encoded by the coding sequence ATGTTCCGCAAGGTCCTGGTCGCCAACCGCGGCGAGATCGCCGTCCGCGCCTTCCGCGCCGCCACCGAGCTCGGTGCCACCACCGTCGCGGTGTTCCCCTACGAGGACCGCAACGCGGAGTACCGGCTCAAGGCCGACGAGTCCTACCAGATCGGCGAGCAGGGCCACCCGGTCCGCGCCTACCTCGACGTGGCGGGGATGGTCCACGCCGCCCAGGAGGCGGGGGCCGACGCGATCTACCCCGGCTACGGCTTCCTCTCGGAGAACCCCGACCTCGCCCAGCGGTGCGAGGAGGAGGGCATCACCTTCGTGGGGCCGCCGCACACCGTGCTGGAGCTGACCGGCAACAAGGCCCGTGCCATCCAGGCCGCCCAGGAGGCGGGCCTGCCCACCCTCAAGGACTCCGAGCCGAGCGCGGACGTCGACGAGCTGCTGCGCGCCGCGGAGGGATTCACCTATCCGCTCTTCGTCAAGGCGGTCTCCGGCGGCGGCGGACGCGGGATGCGACGGGTCGCCGAGCCCGCGCTGCTGCGCGCCGCGATCGAGGAGGCGCAGCGCGAGGCCGCGAGCGCCTTCGGCGACGACCGCATGTACCTCGAGGAGGCCGTGGTCGACCCGCGGCACATCGAGGTGCAGGTCCTGGCCGACGGCACCGGCGAGGTCGTCCACCTCTTCGAGCGGGACTGCTCGGTGCAGCGCCGCCACCAGAAGGTCGTCGAGATCGCCCCGGCGCCTGACCTGGACCCGGCGCTGCGGGAGCGGATGTGCGCCGACGCGGTGCGCTTCGCCCGGCACATCGGCTACGTCAACGCCGGCACCGTGGAGTTCCTGCTCGGCCCGGACGGGCGGCACGTCTTCATCGAGATGAACCCGCGCATCCAGGTCGAGCACACCGTGACCGAGGAGGTCACCGACGTCGACCTGGTGAGCGCCCAGCTGCGCATCGCCGCGGGCGAGACCCTGGCCGACCTGGGCCTGACGCAGGACGCGATCCGGCTGCGCGGTGCCGCGCTGCAGTGCCGGATCACCACCGAGGACCCGGCCAACGGCTTCCGCCCCGACACCGGCCGGATCATGGTCTACCGCTCCCCCGGCGGCGCGGGCGTGCGCCTGGACGGCGGCACGGTCTTCGACGGCGCCGAGGTGGGTGCTCACTTCGACTCGATGCTCGTCAAGCTCACCTGCCGCGGGCGAGACTTCGCGACGGCGGTGCGCCGGACCCAACGAGCGTTGCAGGAGTTCCGGATCCGCGGGATCTCCACCAACATCGCCTTCCTCGAGCAGCTCGTCGGCGACCCGCAGTTCATCGCCGGGCACGTGACCACGAGCTTCATCGACGAGCGGCCCGAGCTGCTGCAGGGGCGCATCCCCGCCGACCGCGGCACCAAGCTGCTCACCTACCTCGCCGAGGTCACCGTCAACCAGCCCCACGGCCCGCAGCGCACCCAGCGCTCGGCCCGGGACAAGCTGCCCGTCCTGGACCCGCAGGTATGGCGCCAGGCCCCGCCCGCGGGCTCCCGCCAGAGGCTCCTGGACCTCGGCCCGGCGGGCTGGGCCCGGGCACTGCGCGAGCAGACCCGGGTGGCCGTCACCGACACGACCTTCCGTGACGCCCACCAGTCCCTGCTCGCCACCCGGGTGCGGACCCGCGACATGCTGCACGTCGCGCCCTACGTCGCCCGCATGCTCCCCGGCCTGCTCTCGGTCGAGGCCTGGGGCGGCGCGACCTACGACGTAGCGCTGCGCTTCCTGCACGAGGACCCCTGGGAGCGGCTGGCGCTGCTGCACGAGGCCCTGCCCAACCTCCCGATCCAGATGCTCCTGCGGGGGCGCAACACGGTCGGGTATACGCCCTACCCCCTGGCCGTCACCGAGGCCTTCGTGGCCGAGGCCGCCCGCACCGGCGTCGACCTCTTCCGGGTCTTCGACGCGCTCAACGACGTGTCGCAGATGCGGCCCGCGATCGAGGCGGTGCTCGCGACCGACCACGCCGTCGCCGAGGCGGCGCTGTGCTACACGGGCAACATGCTCGACCCCGGCGAGCGGACGTACACGCTGGACTACTACCTGCGGCTCGCCGAGCAGCTCGTCGACGCGGGCGCCCACGTGCTCGCGATCAAGGACATGGCCGGTCTGCTGCGCGCCCCCGCGGCCGCGCGCCTGGTCACCGAGCTGCGCCGGTCCTTCGACCTGCCGGTGCACCTGCACACCCACGACACCGCGGGCGGCCAGCTCGCGACGCTGCTCGCCGCGATCGGCGCCGGCGTCGACGCGGTCGACGTCGCCAGCGCCGCCATGTCCGGGACCACCTCCCAGGTCTCCATGTCCGCCCTGGTCGCCGCCACCGACGGCACCGAGCGGGCCACCGGCCTGGACCTCGACGCGGTCTGCGACCTGGAGCCCTACTGGGAGGCCATCCGCCGGCTCTACGCCCCCTTCGAGTCCGGGCTGCCCGGTCCCACCGGGCGCGTCTACCACCACGAGATCCCCGGCGGCCAGCTGTCCAACCTGCGCCAGCAGGCGATCGCGCTCGGGCTGGGCGACCGCTTCGAGGAGATCGAGGACATGTATGCCGCGGCCAACCGGATCCTCGGCAACATCGTCAAGGTGACCCCCTCGTCCAAGGTCGTGGGTGACCTGGCGCTGGCGCTGGTGGGCGCCGGCGCAGATCCTGCTGCGTTCGAGCAGGACCCGCAGCGCTTCGACATCCCCGACTCGGTGATCGGCTTCCTCGCCGGTGACCTCGGCACCCCGCCCGCCGGCTGGCCCGAGCCCTTCCGGACCAAGGCGCTGGCGGGCCGGCATGCCCGCCCGGTCGTCACCGAGCTCTCCGCGGACGACGAGCAGGCGCTGCGGACCGAGCCGCGGCGCACCCTGAACCGGCTGCTGTTCCCCGGGCCGACCGCGGACCTGGAGCGGGCGCTGGAGACCTACTCCGACCTGTCCGTGCTCAGCACCCGCGAGTTCCTGCACGGCATGGCGGTCGGCGAGGAGCACGAGGTCCCGCTGGAGCGGGGCAAGACGCTGCTCCTGGGGCTGACCGCCATCGGCGAGCCCGACGCCCGCGGCATGCGCAACGTCCTGTGCACCATCAACGGCCAGCTGCGCACCATCTCGGTCCGCGACGAGTCGGTGACCTCGGCGGTGGCCACCGCCGAGCGGGCCGACGCGGGCGTCCCGGGCCAGGTGGCGGCGCCCTTCGCCGGGGTGGTGACGCTCGCGGTCGCGGTCGGGGACGAGGTCACGGCGGGCACCCAGGTCGCCACCATCGAGGCCATGAAGATGGAGGCCGCGATCACCACCCCCGTGGCTGGAACGATCCAGCGCGTGGCCATCGGTCCGACGCAAGCCGTCGAGGGAGGCGACCTCCTCGTCGTGGTGGCCTGA
- a CDS encoding IS110 family transposase: MSEDIGYDIWCGLDVGKQDHHACALDCAGNKVFDKALPQDQARLEELFTTLTARGRVLVIVDQPNTIGALPIAVARSMGIAVAYLPGLAMRRIADLHPGNAKTDARDAFIIADAARTMPHTLRRVDVGEEALAELKVLVGFDDDLAAEATRLSNRIRGLLTQFHPALERVLGPKIATKAGLAVLEHLGGPQGITRAGRARLARVITKANPRGAGELTDAIMAALSEQTVVVAGTTAGEQVLPHLAATLRTTLAQRADLATQVEKVLDAHPLAEVLTSMPGVGVRTAARILLDVGDSSAFPTAGHLAAYAGLAPVTRRSGTSIRREHPSRSGNKHLKRALFLSAFAALRFDPVSRAYYDRKRAQGKKHNAALICLARRRCDVLHAMLRNHETYRAPAPAPTPLTA, encoded by the coding sequence ATGAGCGAGGACATCGGCTACGACATCTGGTGCGGGCTGGACGTTGGCAAGCAAGACCACCACGCCTGCGCCCTGGACTGCGCGGGCAACAAGGTCTTCGACAAGGCCCTACCCCAGGACCAGGCACGGCTGGAAGAACTCTTCACGACCTTGACCGCCCGGGGTCGGGTCCTGGTGATCGTTGACCAGCCCAACACCATCGGCGCCCTGCCGATCGCAGTGGCCCGCTCGATGGGGATCGCGGTCGCGTACCTGCCTGGGCTGGCGATGCGCCGCATCGCCGACCTGCACCCGGGCAACGCCAAGACCGACGCCCGCGATGCGTTCATCATCGCCGACGCTGCCCGCACCATGCCCCACACCCTGCGCCGCGTGGACGTCGGCGAAGAGGCCCTGGCCGAGCTGAAGGTCCTGGTCGGCTTCGACGACGACCTCGCCGCCGAAGCCACCCGCCTCAGCAACCGGATCCGTGGCCTGCTCACCCAGTTCCACCCCGCCCTCGAACGAGTCCTCGGACCCAAGATCGCCACCAAGGCCGGCCTGGCCGTCCTGGAACACCTCGGCGGCCCGCAAGGCATCACCCGCGCCGGGCGCGCACGCCTGGCACGCGTCATCACCAAGGCCAACCCCCGTGGCGCGGGCGAGCTCACCGACGCGATCATGGCGGCCCTGTCCGAGCAGACCGTGGTCGTGGCCGGCACCACCGCCGGTGAGCAGGTCCTGCCACACCTGGCCGCGACGCTGCGCACAACCCTGGCCCAACGAGCCGATCTGGCCACCCAGGTCGAGAAAGTCCTCGATGCCCACCCTCTTGCCGAGGTCCTGACCTCGATGCCCGGCGTCGGAGTCAGGACAGCAGCCCGGATCCTGCTCGACGTCGGTGACAGCTCGGCCTTCCCCACCGCCGGACACCTCGCCGCGTACGCCGGCCTGGCCCCCGTCACGCGACGCTCCGGCACCAGCATCCGCAGGGAGCACCCCTCCAGGTCAGGCAACAAGCACCTCAAGAGAGCCTTGTTCCTATCCGCGTTTGCGGCCCTGCGCTTCGACCCCGTCAGCCGCGCCTACTACGACCGCAAACGCGCCCAAGGCAAGAAGCACAACGCCGCACTCATCTGCCTCGCCCGACGACGCTGCGACGTCCTGCACGCCATGCTCCGCAACCACGAGACCTACCGCGCCCCAGCGCCCGCACCCACGCCCCTCACCGCTTGA
- the pepT gene encoding peptidase T — MDTHGIQDALVERFLRYSAVTSQGDAAAVVVPSTPGQRELAELLRDELVAMGAADVHLSDTAVLTARIPSTLPDGHPPVPAVGFCAHLDTVDVDLCPEVHARVVEHDGGDVCLDRRWDRWIRVAEHPELARYAGDRLLVTDGTSVLGADDKAAISVLMEAAAGLLDAGADEVHGDVHLAFVPDEEIGLRGVRTLDLDRFPVRHAWTIDCCELGELVTETFNAATATIRVEGVTAHPMAAKGVLVNPILVATDVIDRLDRAQTPERTEGREGYLWVDGITGGQAEAVLTVSIRDHDRARFAARKTELRDAVEAVRAMHPRAVIELAVEDVYGNIADSLAPDDPAVAHLLRAMGGLGIEPLPLPMRGGTDGSWLSRQGIPTPNFFTGAHNFHSTAEFLPLSSFERSHALVRQLVRVTAGA, encoded by the coding sequence GTGGACACGCACGGGATCCAGGACGCCCTCGTCGAGCGCTTTCTTCGCTACTCCGCCGTCACCAGCCAGGGCGACGCCGCCGCGGTAGTCGTGCCGTCGACGCCCGGGCAGCGCGAGCTGGCCGAGCTCCTGCGCGACGAGCTGGTGGCGATGGGCGCCGCGGACGTCCACCTGTCCGACACCGCGGTCCTGACCGCCCGGATCCCCTCGACCCTGCCCGACGGCCACCCGCCGGTGCCCGCCGTGGGCTTCTGCGCCCACCTGGACACCGTCGACGTCGACCTCTGCCCCGAGGTGCACGCACGCGTCGTCGAGCACGACGGCGGCGACGTGTGCCTAGACCGGCGGTGGGACCGCTGGATCCGCGTCGCCGAGCACCCCGAGCTGGCGCGGTATGCCGGCGACCGGCTCCTCGTCACCGACGGCACCAGCGTCCTGGGCGCCGACGACAAGGCCGCCATCAGCGTGCTCATGGAGGCCGCGGCGGGGCTGCTGGACGCGGGCGCCGACGAGGTGCACGGCGACGTCCACCTGGCCTTCGTCCCCGACGAGGAGATCGGGCTGCGCGGCGTGCGCACCCTCGACCTCGACCGCTTCCCGGTGCGTCACGCCTGGACCATCGACTGCTGCGAGCTCGGCGAGCTGGTGACCGAGACCTTCAACGCGGCGACCGCGACGATCCGCGTCGAGGGGGTCACCGCCCACCCGATGGCCGCGAAGGGGGTGCTGGTCAACCCGATCCTGGTCGCCACCGACGTGATCGACCGGCTCGACCGCGCCCAGACCCCTGAGCGCACCGAGGGGCGGGAGGGCTACCTGTGGGTCGACGGGATCACCGGCGGCCAGGCCGAGGCGGTCCTCACCGTGAGCATCCGCGACCACGACCGGGCGCGGTTCGCCGCCCGCAAGACCGAGCTGCGCGACGCCGTCGAGGCCGTGCGCGCGATGCACCCGCGGGCCGTGATCGAGCTGGCCGTCGAGGACGTCTACGGCAACATCGCCGACTCCCTGGCCCCGGACGACCCGGCGGTGGCGCACCTGCTGCGGGCGATGGGCGGCCTCGGGATCGAGCCGCTCCCCCTCCCGATGCGCGGCGGGACCGACGGGTCCTGGCTGTCCCGGCAGGGCATCCCGACGCCGAACTTCTTCACCGGCGCGCACAACTTCCACAGCACGGCGGAGTTCCTGCCGCTGTCGTCGTTCGAGCGCAGCCATGCCCTGGTCCGCCAGCTCGTGCGGGTCACCGCCGGGGCCTGA
- a CDS encoding MFS transporter, whose translation MTGDVLLPDSPARAAAQRRTVRTLAVTNAVGGVGVTTGITVATLLAADVSGRESLAGLSQTAQVTGAALWAFVLSRVMTARGRRVGLVIGYGIGMTGALLCVLAGVLRSFPLLLGAATLFGAAGAANSQSRFAATDLATEEHRGRDLSLVVWATTIGAVTGPNLAGLGGSLAIRLGLPSLTGAFLLTALALLVTIALVHLLLRPDPLLAARQEPGRPTQEVSAWEVVRTRPTVAACMVAIALAQTVMVGVMIMTPIHMRHGAASVQVIGLTISGHILGMYAFSPLVGRLVDRWGAWRVMLLGAAVEAASVALAALTHAGASWLLSLALFGLGIGWAFAMIGASSSLVGATPLLARAPVQGLSDLCMGLTAAVGGALAGVVVGALGYPALALSCLPACLVVGLCAVRVRRLGGPDRSGAGAPR comes from the coding sequence GTGACCGGCGACGTGCTCCTGCCCGACAGCCCCGCGCGCGCCGCGGCGCAGCGCCGCACCGTCCGCACCCTCGCGGTCACCAACGCCGTCGGCGGCGTCGGCGTCACCACCGGCATCACCGTCGCCACCCTGCTGGCCGCCGACGTGTCCGGTCGTGAGTCGCTGGCCGGCCTGTCGCAGACCGCCCAGGTGACGGGCGCCGCGCTGTGGGCCTTCGTCCTGTCCCGCGTGATGACCGCCCGCGGGCGCCGGGTCGGCCTGGTCATCGGCTACGGGATCGGGATGACGGGGGCGCTGCTCTGCGTCCTCGCCGGCGTCCTGCGGTCCTTCCCGCTGCTGCTCGGGGCCGCCACGCTCTTCGGGGCCGCGGGCGCCGCCAACTCCCAGTCCCGGTTCGCCGCCACGGATCTCGCGACCGAGGAGCACCGCGGTCGCGACCTGTCCCTCGTGGTGTGGGCGACCACCATCGGGGCGGTCACCGGCCCCAACCTCGCGGGTCTGGGCGGGTCGCTCGCCATACGGCTGGGCCTGCCCTCGCTCACCGGCGCCTTCCTGCTCACCGCCCTCGCCCTGCTCGTCACCATCGCGCTGGTGCACCTGCTGCTGCGACCGGACCCGCTGCTCGCCGCCCGCCAGGAGCCGGGCCGCCCCACCCAGGAGGTCTCGGCGTGGGAGGTGGTGCGCACCCGGCCGACGGTCGCCGCCTGCATGGTCGCCATCGCCCTGGCCCAGACGGTCATGGTCGGCGTGATGATCATGACCCCCATCCACATGCGCCACGGAGCCGCGTCGGTGCAGGTCATCGGGCTGACCATCAGCGGCCACATCCTCGGCATGTATGCCTTCTCGCCCCTCGTCGGGCGGCTCGTCGACCGCTGGGGTGCCTGGCGGGTCATGCTCCTCGGTGCCGCGGTGGAGGCGGCGTCGGTCGCGCTGGCTGCGCTCACCCACGCCGGGGCCTCGTGGCTGCTGTCGCTGGCGCTCTTCGGGCTGGGGATCGGCTGGGCCTTCGCGATGATCGGCGCGTCGAGCTCGCTGGTGGGCGCCACCCCGCTGCTCGCGCGCGCCCCGGTCCAGGGGCTGTCCGACCTGTGCATGGGACTGACGGCCGCCGTCGGCGGGGCGCTCGCCGGCGTCGTCGTCGGCGCGCTCGGCTACCCGGCGCTCGCTCTCTCCTGCCTGCCCGCCTGCCTGGTCGTCGGCCTCTGCGCGGTGCGGGTGCGCCGCCTCGGCGGGCCTGACCGCAGCGGTGCCGGGGCGCCGCGATAG
- a CDS encoding DUF2207 domain-containing protein, whose translation MARTDLGFVVLGVLPVLLVAGVLWWFRRRRRDEMYVGVTPGERPAPGTGIRTRRLGGTGEWTGTVAVRFTPPDGVTPGIAGTVVDGRADQVDLSATIIDLAVRGHLTLTAVPGDGSTRAEDPDGPSRAVDWELERHREVRDGLRPFEAELLGELFAGGDRVRLSALRGSFGMTLRKAQIGLYREVVDHGWYVDHPQLRNRRLGCLGWPILLAGLALLGLLAVDLVTHRRYGPLELLPGLGLLVSGLLLVRGGRGRTPRTAEGTAVRVQTLGFREYLTTAEADQIRFEEARDVFSRYLPYAIVFGCADRWSRIFGEVAARAHLAGVADVAFDLDWIQGVDLLADVAHLGIDVVRVVDAFDGPGLVDVGAGLGDLVDGDLVETLSNGLGELASGVGDFVASSADLVDGLDGCDLDGCDL comes from the coding sequence ATGGCGAGGACGGATCTGGGTTTCGTGGTGCTCGGCGTGCTGCCGGTGCTGCTGGTGGCGGGGGTGCTGTGGTGGTTCCGGCGGCGACGCCGCGACGAGATGTACGTCGGGGTGACGCCCGGGGAGAGGCCCGCACCGGGCACCGGCATACGCACCCGTCGTCTGGGAGGCACGGGGGAGTGGACCGGGACGGTGGCGGTGCGGTTCACGCCCCCGGACGGGGTGACCCCCGGGATCGCGGGCACGGTCGTCGACGGACGCGCCGACCAGGTCGACCTCAGCGCGACCATCATCGACCTCGCGGTGCGGGGCCACCTCACGCTCACCGCGGTGCCCGGGGACGGCTCGACCCGGGCCGAGGATCCCGACGGGCCCTCGCGCGCCGTCGACTGGGAGCTGGAGCGGCACCGGGAGGTGCGCGACGGGCTGCGGCCCTTCGAGGCCGAGCTGCTGGGCGAGCTCTTCGCCGGCGGTGACCGGGTGCGGCTCTCGGCGCTGCGGGGGAGCTTCGGGATGACCTTGCGCAAGGCCCAGATCGGGCTCTACCGCGAGGTGGTGGACCACGGGTGGTACGTCGACCACCCGCAGCTGCGCAACCGGCGGCTCGGCTGTCTCGGCTGGCCGATCCTGCTCGCCGGTCTGGCGCTGCTGGGGCTGCTCGCGGTCGACCTGGTCACCCACCGGCGCTACGGGCCGCTCGAGCTGCTGCCGGGTCTCGGCCTGCTGGTCTCGGGGCTGCTGCTGGTGCGGGGCGGGCGGGGGCGGACCCCGCGCACGGCCGAGGGCACCGCGGTGCGGGTGCAGACGCTGGGCTTCCGGGAGTACCTCACGACCGCCGAGGCCGACCAGATCCGCTTCGAGGAGGCGCGCGACGTCTTCAGCCGCTACCTGCCCTATGCCATCGTCTTCGGCTGCGCCGACCGGTGGTCGCGGATCTTCGGCGAGGTCGCGGCCCGGGCCCACCTGGCCGGGGTCGCCGACGTGGCCTTCGACCTGGACTGGATCCAGGGCGTCGACCTGCTCGCGGACGTCGCCCACCTGGGGATTGACGTGGTCCGCGTGGTCGACGCCTTCGACGGGCCGGGGCTGGTCGACGTGGGTGCGGGGCTCGGTGACCTCGTCGACGGCGACCTGGTCGAGACGCTGTCCAACGGGCTGGGCGAGCTGGCCTCGGGGGTGGGCGACTTCGTGGCGTCGTCGGCGGACCTCGTGGACGGTCTGGACGGTTGCGACCTGGACGGCTGCGACCTGTGA